DNA sequence from the Arthrobacter crystallopoietes genome:
CCGCGGTCCAGCAGGCGGGCCGCCGGCCCGAGGCTGTCAAGATCCTGCCCGGCATCGTCCCGATCATCGGCCGCACGGAAAAGGAAGGCCAGGAGCTCGCCGCGGAACTCGGGAACCTGGTCAACATGGACACCGGACGCACGATCATGGAGCAGCGGCTGGACATGAGCTTGGCCGACATCGATCTTGACGAGCAGATTCCTGCCGAGCGCTTCAACCTCGAATCATCCCGGAGCAGCCGCCAGCGTACGGAAATCTTCATGCGGTTGAGCGTGGAGCAGGGCTACACCTTGCGGGACCTGATTATTGAAAATGCGCGCGGCCACGGCCACGGCTGGGTCATCGGCTCGGCCTCCCAAGCCGCGGACCGAATGATCGAGTGGTTCGAATCCGGTGCATGCGACGGCTTCTCGCTGAACTCCCCGTACATTCCCGGCGGGCTTGACGATATTTGCGAGCTGCTCATTCCGGAACTGCAGGAACGCGGATATTACCGCGATGAGTACGAGGGCACTACGCTCCGCGAGCACCTGGGCCTCGAACGCCCCGGGGCGTGGGATGTCCAGAAAGTTCGTGCCGAAGAGCCGGCGAACGCTGGCTGAGGCACCCCCAGATCGATCCGCTAGCGAGCCCCTCAGATTTCGGAGAACCATGACCACCTCTGCAATGACCCAAACCGGTGTCCTTCGTATTGCCACGCCCGATGACGGGACACCGAAGCCGGTGCCTGTGGCCGACTGGGTGACAATCGAGGCCCTGCGGAAAGACAGCGACGCTGTTTACACGAGACTGCTGCGTGAGAGCCCGGTCGCGTGGGTGCCCGTCATGAAGAGGATTCTCATCTGCCCGGCGGCGGCCTGCACGGCGGCGGAGCAGCATGCCGAAGTTTTCTCCTCCCAGGCCGGTGCGGCGCATATGGTTCGCGCCTTGGGTGCCCGCCCTCTGATCCGGAAGGACGGCGCCGAGCACTCCGTGGAACGGAAGAACATTAACCCGAGCCTCCGCCCGAAGAGCATGCTGGAACATTGGTCGGAAATCTTCGAACGCAATGCCGCCCTGTCACTCGAAGAACTGCGGGCTATCGGACCCTGCGAGGCCGACCTCAACACCCACTACGCGGCGCCGGTGGCGGCCCGAAACCTAGCGGCGCTTGTTGGTCTTCCCCATGTTCCGTGGCAGACCATTGCGCGGTGGTCGCGCGACTTCATCGCCGGTTCCGGCAACGTCACTGAGAACGCGGATGTATGGGCAAGGTGTGAGACAGCCAAGGCGGAATCAACGGAAGTTCTGGGTGAGGCATTCGGGCGGTTGCGGCGCGAACCCGACAGGTCCATCACTTCCCTGATGCTTGAGGCCGGCATGCCCGAGGAGAACGTTCGGGCAAATGTATTGCTCGCAATTTCCGGCGGCATGAACGAACCCCAGCATGTCACCACTGGCAGCGTCTATTACTTGGACCAATACCCGGCGGTCCGTACTGCCGTAATGTCTGATCCCCAGCTGTGGACGGCGCTTTTCGAAGAGACGGTGCGGTATCTGACTCCCATCGCCATACTTACCAGGCAGACGACCGCCGATGTAGTAGTGGCGGGATATGACATACCAGCGGGAAGCCAGGTCGGACTCGTACTGGCGGCTGCCAATAAAGATCCGGATTTCGTGGAAGATCCACACGAATTCCGACTGGACCGCAAAGACCGTCGACATGTCGGTTTTGGCAATGGGCCACATCTTTGCGCAGGAAAATGGGCTGCGCAGGCAGGCATCGGGCGTATCGCTGTACCTATGTTGTATCGGGAGCTTCCGCACTTCCGTGTGGATCACAGCCGTCCGAGCGCTTGGGACGGATTCATCTTCCGCGGCCTATCAAAGCTGCCCGTGACTTGGGATTAGGTCGATCAGGAAGTGAGCCAAGAGCAAAAGCCGGGCACCGCCGTCGTTGTTTGACGGCAAACGGTGCCCGGCTGCTTGGGTTCTGAGCGCTACTGCTGCGGCAGCTCCTGGACGATGAGGAACATGGCGCCGGTGGGGTCGGTCAGGGTGGCGACGCGGCCGAAGGGGGTGTCCTCCGCCGGCTGCACCACCTGGCCGCCGAGTGCGGTGGTCTTCTCGATCGCGGCGTCGGCGTTTTCGACGGCGAAGTAGATGCGCCAGTGGGCTGGGATGCTTTCGGGCAGGAACGAGCTGACGTCCATGATGCCGGCCTTGGCGTTCTCGCCCGCGCCGAGGGTGGTGTATTTGAACTCGTCGGTGTCGCTCATGACGTCCGTGTCCCAGCCGAAGACGTCCTGGTAGAACTTCACTGTGGAGGGGTAGTCGCGCGTGAAGATTTCGTGCCACGCTGGCGAACCAGGTTCGGCGGCAAGCTGGAAGCCGGTGTGGCCGCCGAATTCCCAAACGCCGACGGCGGCCCCTCCGGCGTCGCCGATCATCGCCATTTTGCCCTGCTCGGGAACCTCCATCGGCGGCATGAAGATCTGGCCGCCGCTGTTGGCCGCGGCCTGGGTGGTGGCGTCGATGTCGTCCACGCGCAGGTATGTGGTCCAGACATCCGGGTAGCCGGACTGGCCGTCGTTCTTCATGAGGCCGGCGACGGACTGGCCGTTCTTGAAGGCCATGATGTAGCCGCCGTACTTCTCCTCATCGCCGGTCTCGTAGGTCCAGCCGAACAGTTCGGTGTAGAAGTTCTTGGCCTTTTCCGGGTCCGAGGTCATCAGATCGATCCAGCACGGCGCTCCGGGGGTGATGTCGGGCTTGGGCATAGCGGTTCTCCTATCGGTGGTGTGGAGATGGCAACAGGTGGAGTCTATGCGCGACACGGGTGGGCAGCAATGGGTATCCGGCGTCCATTGGCTTGAGTAGGTGCACGGACTAGGCTTTGAGACGTACCTCACATCGAGTCCGGAGTGCGTCATGTCGCCATCAGAAAATCCCGCGCTGTCCCGACGCGCGATGCTCGGAGGATTTACGGCCGCGGGAGCACTGCCGTTGCTGGCGCCGGGGACAGCCGCGGCCGTAGCGAAGCGGGCGCCGCTGCAAGCGAATACCCGTACTAAAGCCGTCCTCCTGGGTACCAACGGTGGGCCTGGCTGGGGACTCACGGATCCGCCGCGCATGGGGATTTCCTCGGCACTGGTGGTGGGGGACCGCTATTACTTGATCGACGCCGGTGAAGGTGTGGGCTTCCGGCTCATGGAAGCGAGGCTGGGCAATTGGGAGGCGCGGGCTGCATTGAGCGGGCTTCGAGCCATCTTCCTAACGCACTTGCACTCGGACCATATCAGCGATCTCTCGAACATCCTGAGCTTGGGCCTGTACAACGGGCTGTCTGCCGCGGACCGGCCGGTGCCGATCTGGGGTCCGGGCAACCGCGGAGAGCTGCCTCCGGTTGCGGGCGATCGGCCCGAACCGCCCGTTGTTTCGCCGCAGAGCCCGACGCCGGGCACCAAGGAAACCGTCGAATCGATCGTCCGCACCTTCGCCACCGACTTTAACGACCGGGCGCGCGACGGCGGGACGCCGGTGCCGCAGCAGCTGTTTGCCGGTCACGACATCCTGCTTCCCGAGCAGTACCTCGCCGACCCGAATGGCACCCCCCATCCGCGGATGAGCCCGGTGCCGTTCTATGAGGACGACCGGGTGAAAGCGTCGACGACGCTGGTTCAGCACGCCCCGGTCTTCCCTGCCCTGGCGTTCCGCTTCGAGACCGAGGACGGTGTGGTGGTTTTCTCTGGTGACACCGGTCCCAGCAAGAACCTCGTGGAGCTGGCCCAGGGCGCGAACCTCCTGGTGCACGAAGTCATCGCCGAGGAATGGGCGGCCGAGCGGTATCCGGAACCGCGCAGTCCGGAAGCCGAAGCGGCGTACCAGCACCTGATCCAGTCCCATACCGCGGTGGAAGAAGTCGGTGCCATCGCCGAGAAGGCGGACGTGTCCACCCTGGTCCTGAGCCACTTTGTGCCGGGCGACTGGCCTGTGGGCAAATGGCAGCGTGCTGCCCGAAGGGGTTTCAGCGGGAAGCTGGTGATCGGGGCGGACCTGGACGAGATCGGGATCTGACCTGCTTTTACCCGAGAACTGTGAAGAGGCCATGTTGTGGGCCACCAGCCATTCAATAAGCGTATTTTCCGTGATTACCCGCGCGTACGCTCGTCGCGACGGGCAGGTTCTTCCGAAGGGATGCAGGTTGCCCGGACTGCACCGCAGGCGGCTGTAGAACCTGACGACCCGGCATTCTGGGACGCCCGGCGCCGTTCCCGCCGCGGCTGGACGATCACCGTATTCCTGCTGGTTCTGATGATGATCAGCTGGGCGGACAAGTCCATCCTGGGCATCGTCGCAGTTCCGCTGATGCGTGACCTGGACATCAGCCCCGAAACCTTCGGGTTGCTGGGCAGTGCAGTCTTCATCCTCTTCGGTGCAGCACAGTTGGCGGCAGCCCCCATAGCCAACCGCGTCAGTTCCACCTGGATCCTGCTGGCGCTGTGTCTAGTCTGGTCCATCGCACAGGTGCCAATCTTTGTCTTCGCCTCGCTCCCCGCATTGTGGTTCTCACGCATCCTTCTGGGAGCGGGAGAAGGACCGCTGGCGCCAATCACCATGCATGCCGTCTACAAGTGGTTCCCCAGCGCCAGAGGCGCTACGCCGGCAGCCGTCGCCGCTTCGGGTGTGACCCTGGGAATCGTCGTCTTCGCGCCCATACTGGCGTGGATCACGGTGGATTTTGGTTGGAAAGCTACTTTCATCTTCCTGGCACTGATTGGTGTGGTCTGGGCAACCCTCTGGTTCTTCATCGGTAAGGACGGCCCCTATACGTCCATCCGTGCCGAGCACGCGATCGAGGGCACCATACCCGACCAGGGCGAGGAAAAAGCGCTGCAGGCAGCGGACCGGAAGGTCTCCTACTGGAGCTCATTTGCTACCCTCAGCTGGCTGCTCGCCGTCCTCTCGGCATTCCTCGCCTACTGGACTTTTACGGTGGCAATGACATGGTTGCCGGCCTACTTCGAAAACGTCCTGGGTATGAGTACCCAGCAGGCGGGTTCCCTGATTGCGTTGCCAGCAGTGTGGGGCACGGCGGCAACTGTCGGCCTGAGCTGGCTTACCGGGCGGTTGGCCGCCCGGGGCTGGCGATCCCGCTACTCGCGGGGACTCGTGCTCGGTGCAACGGCACTGTTCTCCGGTGCGATGGTCCTCGTTGGCACCAACGTGGAAGAGCCCGCTCTGGCGATCGCATGCTTCACTTTCGGCTTCGGCACGGCACCCTCCATCTTCGCGCTGACGTACCTGGTGATTGCCGAAACCACCACCATCGGCCAGCGCGGTGCGATGCTGCAATACAGCAACGCGATCCTGACCAGCGCAGGGTTGTTCGCACCGGCCGTAGTAGGCATGCTGGTCGGATCCGCCTCCAGCGCCGTCGTTGGCTTTGAACATGCATTCGTTCTGACGGGCGCGATGATGTTCGGCTCCGGGCTGCTGTCCCTGCTCTTCATCAACCAGCAGCGCGACCGCAAGCGGCTGGGACTGGACGTCTAAGAACCGCCTGTCGGTATTGCAAAGCAGCCCTTCAAAACACTGGGATACGACTCGCTGTCAGCCCTCACTGCTGTTCTGGTGGGCCAGGAAGCGTTCCACCCGCCGGTCCGGAATCAGCCACAGCGCGGCCACTACGGTATACGCGGCGATGCTGATCAGGGGCTGCACGAAGGCGGCACCCATACCCAGGAGATAGATGACAGGGGAGACCTTCCCCTTCCAATCCCGGCCCAACGCCCGTGCCAGTGCGCCGTCCTTGCCCTGGTTCCGGACGAGGCAGACTTCCAGGATGTCGTAGGCGATGGCGGCCAGCAGAAGGTTGGCACCGTAGACGAGGACGGGGATGTTGACGAAACCCGTTTGGTCCATCCAATGCGTGGTGAAGGGAAACAGCGAAAGCCAGAAAAGCAGGTGCAGGTTGGCCCAGAGGATTGTGCCATTGATTTTCCCGGCAAGGTGAAGCATATGGTGGTGGTTGTTCCAGTAGATGCCCACGTAGACGAAGCTGAGCAGGTAGCTGAAAAATGCGGGGGCCTGCTCGAACAAAGCGTGCCACGTGGGCTCTTCCGGCACATCGAGTTCCAGCACCATGATGATGATCGCGAGGACGCCGTCGCTGAAGGCTTCCAGCCGGTTCTTGTTCATGATCGGACTTCCATGCACGAAATCATGGTTGATTCGGGCCCGGATGGGAAGACTTAGGGTCCTCCGGCTGAGGGTCTGGCCGGCGACGGCGCAGGAGCCACCGTCCTGGATGGACGGTGGCTCCTGCTCTGGTTTCGCGCCGGCTTATGCTCAGTCCGCCGTCTGGTCCCAGCCGTAATCTGGGTAGTCGAAGAAATCGTCGCCGTCGAGCGAATCGACTTCGCCGGTGGCCATCGAATCAACCAGCGACTCCAGCCCGGTCTGGACGGTCTGGACCAGCATGCCCTTCATCTTCTGGCCGAAGTCATCGGACTGGCCCCGCACTTCGAACAGCACGGTCGCCGAGCCGTTGAGAGCAAATGCGGAGCGGCCCTGCCCCGCATACTCCCGTTCCGCCGGGTGGAAATAACGGCCGACGGCGGCAAGCGGGGATTGCGAGCCGTAGCTGTCCTTGATCCCGTCGGCTACTGCCAGGGCATACCGGCGGGACTTGTCCTGGTCGAGCAGCGGCCAGTCCTCTTGATAGGCGGCGCCGTCGTTGACGCCCAGCGGCGGGTAGTCCAGGGCGACGGAGATGTACTTGCCGTCCTGCTCGCCTCCCGTCTGCTGGTCGCACCGTCCCATGTGGTGCAGATCGACGACGGCGTCCACCTCGCCGAATTCTTGTTGCAGGTCTACGTAGACATCCCTGATGGTCCGGGACTCTGGCGCGAGGAAGAATCCTGCGTCCTCCTGAAGTCCGGGTAGATCTCCGGGCTGAGGTACGTAGTCCAGGTCTGCATTGAAATCGCGGTTCAGGTCGAAGCCGGGCAGGTTGACCCCGCCGTTGCTCGGTCGGTGGTACCAGGCCGGCTGCGTCCCTTCGAGCTGGGGGAAGAGGCTTTCGACGTCGTTCCAGGACATGACATTCGTGCGGCGGTTGAGTTCGCCGCCGTCGGGATTCACCATAGGCATGGCGACTAGCGTGACGCCTTCGAGTGCGCGCTGCGTTTCGGCATCGTTGCTGGAGCCCAGTTTCTGAAGGATCCCGAGGAGAGCCTCGGTTCCGGTCCGTTCGTTGCCGTGGATGGCGCTTTGTACGAGCAGCACGCGGTCGCCCGTTCCGACCCGGGCTGTGTAGAGGTCACGGCCGAGCGCGGATTGGCCCACGACTTCGACGTCTACCCGGCCGCTGCTGTTCTTCTCAATGCGCTCGAGCTTCGGACCGAGCTCCTCATAAGTGGTCCATCCGTTGAACTGGGGATCATCGGAGGTCTTGCAGGTACCCGCGCCTGGCGTGCTGGATTCCCCCGGAGCGGCTCCAGCCGGGACAGCCGTAACCATCGTGCACAGCATCGTTGCTGCACCAATGGCGCCGAGTAATCTGCGGGGACTTCTGGCGAAATTGCTCACTAGTTTCTCCTCATGCGAGTGATTGGGACAAACCAAGCGTTGCCAGAGCCTGCTCCTGGGTCAATAGTCACTGATGGTTTTGGGCCTGCAAACTACGAAGTAAATGTTTGTGGACGTGCTGCCCTGCCACACGCATTGCTTCTGCGTCGCTGGCGATAAGGATCCCGGAAAAGTTTTCGGCGTAGGCACCGAGATCCGCGGCAACGCTTCCGACCACGGCGAAGACCGGTTTGCGGGCAGCGCGGCCGAGAATGGCCGAGATGATTTTGCCTTGCCCTGTCTGTGAGTCGAGGCGGCCTTCACCCACGACGACGAGGTCGGCCGCTGCTACGTGCCGGTCAAAGTCCAATGCGTCGAGAATGAAGTCGGCGCCGGAAACCAGTTCAGCTCCGTAACTGGCCCACATACCGCCGCTGAAACCTCCTGCGGCACCGGTTCCGGCGAGTCCACGGGGGTCGTTCGGGTAGCTGGCCGCCTGTTGGTGTAATCGTTCGGTCAGATGTTGAACTTGCGCCGGGTCGGCACCTTTTTGCGGCCCGAATATTCCTGCGGCGTCCTCGAATGCGGTAGTGACGTCACTCAAGACCACCACCTTGGCCCCGCGCAGACCGCCATGCTCGTCGATGGCGGTGACCGCCCCTGTGCCGCCGTCCGTTGTCGCGCTTCCTCCGGCCGCCACCACTATCCGGGTAGCCCCACGGCTGGCGGCATCCGCCATGAGCAGGCCGGTGCCGTACGTGTCCGCGGTGAGGGCGCTCCGCTCGCCGGAGCAGGGGAGCGTGATTCCGCTGGCCGCGGCCAAACCGATCACCGCCGTTCCGTCCGAAGCCAGCGCGTAGGAAGCGCGCAGCGGATCGCGCCACGGCCCCACCGTGTCTACATCAACCAGTTCAGCGTTGAGGGCGTCGCGAAGGATCTCATAGGTTCCTTCGCCGCCGTCGGCCACGGGAAGTTCGACGGCGGCGCCTCCTGCCGCGCGCACGCCGCTTGCGATGTTGGCGGCCACTTCGTTTGCCGTGTAGGTGCCCTTGAAGCTGTCAGGCGCGATCAGGATTTTCATGGTGCTGATCAGAATCCGACGTTTTCGCGGCCCTTGAGGTTCAACATCTCGCGGGCTTCGTCCGGGCTGGCGACTTCGAAGTTCAGCGCCTCGAGGATCGTGCGGATCCGCGTAACCTGTTCCGCATTGGACCCGGCGAGTTGCCCGGGGCCGATCCACAGCGAGTCCTCCAAGCCAACGCGCACGTGCGAGCCCATGGCCGCGCCGATGGTGGCCAGCGGCATTTGGTTCTTGCCTGCACCCAGGATAGACCACTGGTAGTCTTCGCCGAGCACCCGGTCGGCGGTGCGGCGCATGTGCATCAGGTCCTCTGGATGTGCGCCGATGCCGCCGAGCAGCCCGAAGACTGACTGGACAAACAACGGACCCCTGGCCAGGCCGCGGCCGTGGAAATGGGCCAGGTTGTTCAGATGGGAGATGTCGTAGCACTCGAACTCGAAGCGCGTCCCGTTGCCGTTGCCGATGTCCAGGATGGTTTCGATGTCGGCAAAGGTGTTTTTGAAGACCAGATCGCGGGACTTCTCCAGGCCTTCGCGCTCCCATTCGTGCTGGAACTCGGGGTAGCGGTCCAGCATAGGATAAAGCCCGAAGTTCATGGATCCCATGTTCAGCGAAGCGAGTTCCGGCTTGAACGTTGCCACCGGGAGCATCCGCTCTTCCACACTCATGTGGGGCGAGCCGCCGGTGGTGATGTTGATGACGGCATCCGTGTTGGCCTTGAGCTTGTCCAGAATGGGCTCGAAGTGTTCCGGATCCTGCGAGGGGCGCCCGTCCTTCGGATCTCGCGCATGCATATGCACAATTGCGGCGCCGGCTTCCGCTGCGCCAATTGCTGCGTCGGCAATTTCCTCTGAAGTGACCGGCAGGTGCGGAGACATGGTCGGGGTGTGGATGGCGCCGGTGACGGCGCTGGTGATGATGACTTTACGTTTGCTGGCCATGGTGAATCTGTCCTTAGTGCCGAGGGAGGTTAGTAGAGCTTTTCGGTGTTGCCGTCGACGGCCATCGCCTGCCCGTTGACGCTGCGGGCAAGGTCGCTGGCAAGGAACGCCGCCATATTGGCGATATCATCCGCCTCGACCAGGCGCTCCAGCGAAGACTGCTTGTGGTACAGGTCCGAAACATCTTCGACGGGCTGTCCCAGCATCGAAGCCTTAGCCTCGATCACGGCGTCGATGCGCGGGCCGTTCACCGCACCGGGGCAGATGGCGTTGGCTCGGATACCTTCGGGGCCCAGCTCGATCGCCAGGGTCTTGGTCAGTCCGATAACGGCCCATTTCGACGCCGAATAAGGGCTGCGGCCGGCCATGCCGAGCCGGCCGGCGGCGGAGGAGAGGTTGACGATTGAGGCATCCTGCGTCTCGCGCAGCAGCGGCAGGGCGTGCTTTATGCAGAAGAACTGGCCGTGGATGTTCACATCAAACGTGGTCTTCCACGCCTCAGCGTCCAGCGTCTCGATGGGGCCGGTGGGTCCGGCGATGCCGGCATTGTTGACCAGCACGTCCAGTCCGCCGAGCCGGTTGCGAACGTCAGCCATCAGCTCACGGACCTGTGCTTCGTCGGAGACGTCGCTGACGGCGGCGATGAATCCGTCCTGCTTGGCTGCGTCGACCGCCGCCGGGTTGATGTCTGTGACCATGACCTCTGCGCCAAGGTCACGGAAACGGTTAGCGATTGCCCGTCCAATGCCTGCAGCGCCGGCCGTGACGAGGACCTTGCGTCCGATGAAATCCATGAGGTTTGTGCTCCTGTGAAACTGTTTTGGGTAGGTGGTGAAGCGTTAGGAGGTGTACGACGGCGGAGCGTACCGCCGTCGTACGCCTTTGGTGGTCAGTGGCCGCTGACGGTGGCCTTACTCGGGTCCTCGGTGCCGCGCTTGAGACGCAGGGTGAGCAGTGCGCCGATGACACACATGGCGACGATGAACCAGAGGCCGGCGAACTTACTGCCGGTGGCCTCTTCCATCAGGCCCATAACGTACGGACCAAGGAAGCCGCCGAACAGGCCCACGGTGTTCACGAAGGCGATGCCGCCGGCCAGCGCTGCGCCGGAGAGGCGGGTGGCCGGGTAGGTGAAGAGGATCGGCTGCAGGGCGAAGAAGTTGAACGCGGCCAGACAGAAGCCGATGAGGCCGAGTACGGGTCCGCCGAGGGCGCCGAGCGTGAAGCCGGCGACAATGCCGACCATCGTGCAGGTGGCGATCATTCGGGAGCGGGTGGCATTGGTCGCCAGGCGCGGCAGCAGCAGGGCTCCGGCGGCGGAGAAGATCCAGGGCACAGAGGTCAGCAGGCCGATCTGGATACTGCTCAGCTCTCCGTAGGTGCCGATGATCGAAGGCAGGAAGAAGCTGAGTGCGTAGACGGCGATCTGGTGGGTGAAGTAGATGCCGACCACCAACAGGATCTGCTTGTCCTTCAGAACGTGGCGCAGCTTCGAGTTGCCGGAAGCCGCGGCGCCGGCTTTCTCCTCCGCCGCGATACGGGATTCCAGATCCTCGGCCTCGGCCCGGCTGAGGAACTTCGCATCTGTCGGCTTGTTCGGAAGGTACTTCCACACGATGAACGCCAGAGCGCACGCCGGCAGACCCTCGATGATGAACATCCACTGCCAGCCGTGCAGGCCACCTACGCCGTCCATGGTCAGCAGCAGGCCGCCCAGCGGGGCGCCGACGATGTTCGCGATGGAGACACCGAGCAGGAACATGCCGTTGGCTTTGGCTCGGTCCTGGACAACGAACCACTGTGTGAGGAAGTACATCACACCGGGGAACAGCCCGGCCTCGGCGACACCGAGCAGCATGCGCAGGATGTAGAAGGACCATTCGCCTTGAACGAAGGCCATACAAGCGGAAATGATGCCCCACGTGATCATGATGCGCATGATCCAGAAGCGGGCGCCAACCTTATGCATGATCAGGTTGGAAGGGATCTCCGAGAGCGCGTAAGTCAGGAAGAACAGACCTGCACCAATGCCATAAGCCGTGGCAGAGATGCCGAGGTCGATCTCCATCCGGTCCTTGGCCATGCCGATGTTGGTGCGGTCCAGGAACGCCATGACGTAGGCGGCGATCAGCAGCGGCATGATGCGCCGGAAGATGAGCTTGTTGATAACGTGCGGTGGCCTCTTTGCCGTCGCATTCGTGGTGGTCGACATGATCAGGACTTCCTGTTGGAGGGCGTAGTCAGGTAGGGCCGGGTGGATGCCGGTCCTTGCGATGCTTGCTGTTTTAGGTGTTTCTCGTGGCGCCCGGTGGGCAGCCACAGGTCCGCCCTAAGTGCAGCCGGTGTTCACACAGGATGTGCGTGAAAGTGTTGCGCGGATGGGTGATCTGGTCCAGCAATAGGCTGAACGCGTTGTTCGCCATTTCCTGGATCGGCTGGACAATGGTTGTTAGGCCGACAAGCTCGGACCGGCTGTGGGGCAGTCCGTCACTGCCGACGACTGCGAGGTCTTCGGGAATGCGCAGGCCCATAGACAGGGCATGTTCCATGATCCCGATGGCGATCTCGTCGGCACCGCAGACGATTGCCCGCGGCGGGGTCGTGGAGGCGAGCAGCTTTTCCGCGGCTACCCGTCCGCCGTCGCGGTTCAGCCGCGTGCTGATCTTCCGCTCACCGGTAATCGCAACGCCTGCCGCAGCGGCAGTACGCACGAA
Encoded proteins:
- a CDS encoding MFS transporter yields the protein MSTTTNATAKRPPHVINKLIFRRIMPLLIAAYVMAFLDRTNIGMAKDRMEIDLGISATAYGIGAGLFFLTYALSEIPSNLIMHKVGARFWIMRIMITWGIISACMAFVQGEWSFYILRMLLGVAEAGLFPGVMYFLTQWFVVQDRAKANGMFLLGVSIANIVGAPLGGLLLTMDGVGGLHGWQWMFIIEGLPACALAFIVWKYLPNKPTDAKFLSRAEAEDLESRIAAEEKAGAAASGNSKLRHVLKDKQILLVVGIYFTHQIAVYALSFFLPSIIGTYGELSSIQIGLLTSVPWIFSAAGALLLPRLATNATRSRMIATCTMVGIVAGFTLGALGGPVLGLIGFCLAAFNFFALQPILFTYPATRLSGAALAGGIAFVNTVGLFGGFLGPYVMGLMEEATGSKFAGLWFIVAMCVIGALLTLRLKRGTEDPSKATVSGH